The Candidatus Binatus sp. genome window below encodes:
- a CDS encoding MBL fold metallo-hydrolase, translated as MPETEKIYLRQAQIGPMANYVYLIGDPVTRKLAVVDPAWDVDSIRTYAERDGYEIDKILITHYHQDHLGGHMMGQNIEGAAKMLEQVKAKVYVNKHEAEGVKKVSGLSDSDLVNVDAGDVVKIGDIDLKFLHTPGHTPGSQCFLVEGNLISGDTLFVNSCGRVDLPGSDPEAMYHSLNNTLRNLDDATVVYPGHAYSSESRTTIGNQKRHNMYMRFPTLDDFLDAMGYARR; from the coding sequence ATGCCCGAAACCGAGAAGATTTACCTGCGCCAGGCGCAGATCGGCCCGATGGCGAACTATGTTTACCTGATTGGCGACCCGGTTACGCGCAAGCTCGCGGTCGTCGATCCGGCGTGGGACGTCGATTCGATTCGCACTTACGCCGAGCGCGATGGCTACGAGATCGACAAGATATTGATCACGCATTATCACCAGGATCATCTCGGCGGCCACATGATGGGCCAGAATATCGAGGGCGCGGCGAAGATGCTCGAGCAGGTCAAGGCCAAGGTCTATGTGAACAAGCACGAGGCCGAAGGCGTGAAGAAAGTCTCGGGGCTCTCGGACTCGGACCTGGTCAACGTCGATGCCGGCGACGTGGTCAAGATTGGCGACATCGATCTCAAATTCCTGCACACGCCGGGGCATACGCCGGGATCACAATGCTTCCTCGTCGAAGGCAACCTGATTTCCGGCGATACCTTGTTCGTGAACTCGTGCGGGCGCGTCGATTTGCCGGGCAGCGATCCCGAAGCGATGTATCACAGTCTGAATAACACTCTCAGAAATCTCGATGACGCGACGGTGGTGTATCCGGGCCACGCGTATTCGTCCGAATCGCGCACGACGATCGGCAATCAGAAGCGCCACAACATGTACATGCGATTTCCGACGCTCGACGATTTTCTCGACGCGATGGGTTACGCGCGCCGCTAA